The Jiangella sp. DSM 45060 genome contains the following window.
GCGCGACGTGCGCGGGCGGCTGCGGGGGGTCGTCCTGCTGGGCGCCGACCGCGCCGTCATCGCCGAAGCGCTCGCACGACACGCACCGGATGTACCGGTTGTCGACGTTCCCGACACCGACAATGAGGCCATGGACCGCATCGTGGCCGCCGCCGCCGGGCTCGCCCGCCCGGGCGACACCGTGCTGCTGGCGCCGGCGTGCGCGTCCATGGACATGTTCGCCGACTACGGTGCCCGGGGCGACGCCTTCGCTGATGCGGTGCGACGGCGACCCGGGGGCCACTCGACGCCGTGAGCACGGTCGACCAGCGGCCGCCGGGCGGTTCGGCCGGCGGGGCCGGCGGGTCGGGCTCCGGCGCCTCGGGGGCCGGGTCGAAGCCACTGCGGACCGCCGCGACCGAGTCGCTGCGCCGCCTGCTGCAACGTCCGCTCGCGTCGTACTACCTGGTGCTCGGGTCGGCCGGCCTGCTGCTGGTGCTCGGCCTGATCATGGTCTTCTCGGCGTCGAGCGTGATGTCGCGGGTGCAGTTCGGCTACCCGTACTACTACTTCGCCCGCCAGCTGGGGTGGGTCATCGTCGGGCTGCCCATGGCGTGGGTCGCGTCGCGGATGCCGGCCCGGCTGATCCGCCGGTTCGGGCTGCCGATGCTGGTCGTGGCGGCGATGCTGCTGGCGCTGACGTTCGTGCCCGGCCTCGGCGTCACGCGCGGCGGCAACACCAACTGGCTCGACCTCGGCGGACCGTTCCTCATCCAGCCGTCCGAGCCGGCGAAACTGGCGCTGATCGTGTGGGGCGCCGGCATGTTCGCGTTGAAGGGCCGGCTGCTGACGCAGTGGAAGCACCTGATGATCCCGTTCGTGCCGGTGGCCGCGGCGATCGTCGCGCTGACCATCGGCCAGCGCGACCTCGGCACGGCGCTCGTGCTGATGGCGATCGTGCTGACGCTGCTGTGGGTCGTGGGCGTGCCGACGTGGCTGTTCGGGCTGGCGCTCGGTGTGGTGGGTGTGGTGGGTGCGTACTTCGTCACCGCCTCCGAGAACCGCATGTCGCGCGTCGTCAGCTTCCTCGACCCGTTCTCCGACTTCTCCGGCACCGGGTACCAGGCCGCCAACTCGATCTACGCGTTCGCCACCGGTGGCTGGTGGGGGAGCGGGCTGGGCGCGAGCCGGCTGAAGTGGGGCCAGCTGCCCGAGGCTCACACCGACTTCATCTTCTCCATCCTCGGCGAGGAGCTCGGGCTGCCCGGCGCGCTGATGGTGCTCGGTCTGTTCTTCGCGCTCGGGTTCGCCGGCATCCGCATCGCCATGCGCACCACCGACACGTTCACCCGCCTGGCGGCGGCCGGGATCACCGGCTGGCTGATCGTCCAGGCGATCATCAACCTCGGCAGTGTCCTCGTCGTCTTCCCGGTCATCGGCGTGCCGCTGCCGCTGGTGTCGTACGGTGGCGCTTCCATGGTCGTCGTCATCGTCGCGGTCGGGATCCTGATGGCGCTCGCCAAGGAGGAGCCCGGCGCGCGCGAAGCTCTGGCGGCGCGCAAGCAGGCACGGCGGGAGCGTCGCCGGTTGAGGAGGATGCGCGCGTGAGCGGCCCGGGAGGAGTCTGGATCCCGTGTAGTGCTGGCGGCGCGCAAGCAGGCGCGGCGGGAGCGTCGCCGGTTGAGGAGGATGCGCGCGTGAGCGGCCCGGGAGGAGTCTGGATCCCGTGTAGTGCT
Protein-coding sequences here:
- the ftsW gene encoding putative lipid II flippase FtsW → MSTVDQRPPGGSAGGAGGSGSGASGAGSKPLRTAATESLRRLLQRPLASYYLVLGSAGLLLVLGLIMVFSASSVMSRVQFGYPYYYFARQLGWVIVGLPMAWVASRMPARLIRRFGLPMLVVAAMLLALTFVPGLGVTRGGNTNWLDLGGPFLIQPSEPAKLALIVWGAGMFALKGRLLTQWKHLMIPFVPVAAAIVALTIGQRDLGTALVLMAIVLTLLWVVGVPTWLFGLALGVVGVVGAYFVTASENRMSRVVSFLDPFSDFSGTGYQAANSIYAFATGGWWGSGLGASRLKWGQLPEAHTDFIFSILGEELGLPGALMVLGLFFALGFAGIRIAMRTTDTFTRLAAAGITGWLIVQAIINLGSVLVVFPVIGVPLPLVSYGGASMVVVIVAVGILMALAKEEPGAREALAARKQARRERRRLRRMRA